The following coding sequences lie in one Musa acuminata AAA Group cultivar baxijiao chromosome BXJ1-8, Cavendish_Baxijiao_AAA, whole genome shotgun sequence genomic window:
- the LOC103995066 gene encoding uncharacterized protein LOC103995066 isoform X6: MDFTFEGLSWDNVCQTFEKAYKSNDLVQIPRKYVDVVGKQFRDIIDEVVGDWLDPAGDCAEGLDTKNSLDGDIASKIDGVLKEELDESFSDDNLSICVKWEPNSSSVGNSSLIAPSDLNQDSSYNNEFDECQEETLPTKAANCSDVIDGNPEYFLRSVASVSGLPKICPLVDESLKLEPCESRSVEDRPPTETCDAARGIHTSQEFICPRGCLVNEHELQIKQDNSRASLRETEDLSVCLSGDDKFNGDDVIDAKAEPMEVSQDLDINDNWEDNEDYELAMISYQKSRASYKKKLGASLITKLRQFKGHKVKNSCCDIVGRERDRQENELLKNPNLSSVHDSLESDWELL; this comes from the exons ATGGATTTTACATTTGAAGGACTATCCTGGGACAACGTATGCCAAACATTTGAGAAAGCATACAAGAGTAATGATTTGGTACAG ATCCCACGCAAGTATGTTGATGTGGTTGGTAAACAATTTAGAGATATAATTGATGAGGTTGTGGGTGATTGGCTCGATCCTGCTGGTGATTGTGCCGAAGGACTTGATACAAAAAATTCATTAGATGGTGATATAGCCAGTAAGATAGATGGAGTTTTAAAGGAAGAACTCGATGAATCCTTTTCGGATGACAATTTATCTATTTGTGTTAAATGGGAGCCAAATTCTTCATCTGTGGGAAATTCAAGTCTGATTGCACCCTCTGATCTGAACCAAGACTCAAGTTACAACAATGAGTTTGATGAATGCCAGGAGGAAACTCTTCCGACCAAAGCAGCTAATTGCTCAGACGTGATAGATGGAAATCCTGAATACTTCTTACGTTCTGTTGCATCTGTTTCTGGCCTTCCAAAAATATGTCCTTTAGTAGATGAAAGCCTTAAATTGGAACCTTGTGAAAGTAGATCTGTTGAAGATAGACCGCCTACTGAAACATGTG ATGCTGCGAGAGGTATCCATACATCACAAGAATTCATCTGTCCTAGAGGGTGCCTTGTAAATGAACATGAGCTGCAAATTAAACAAGACAATTCACGGGCTTCTCTGCGAGAAACTGAAG ATTTATCAGTTTGCCTTAGTGGGGATGACAAATTCAACGGTGATGATGTTATTGACGCGAAAGCAGAACCAATGGAAGTATCTCAGGATCTGGATATTAATGATAACTGGGAGGACAATGAAGATTATGAACTTGCCATGATCTCATATCAGAAATCAAGGGCATCATACaag AAAAAACTTGGTGCCTCGCTTATCACAAAATTACGGCAGTTCAAGGGCCATAAGGTGAAAAATTCATGCTGCGATATCGTCGGCAGAGAGCGAGACAGACAGGAAAATGAGCTATTAAAGAATCCAAATTTGTCTTCTGTTCACGATTCATTGGAGTCTGATTGGGAACTGCTGTAG
- the LOC103995066 gene encoding uncharacterized protein LOC103995066 isoform X3, whose protein sequence is MESPQITLVTRHVANDLGMDFTFEGLSWDNVCQTFEKAYKSNDLVQIPRKYVDVVGKQFRDIIDEVVGDWLDPAGDCAEGLDTKNSLDGDIASKIDGVLKEELDESFSDDNLSICVKWEPNSSSVGNSSLIAPSDLNQDSSYNNEFDECQEETLPTKAANCSDVIDGNPEYFLRSVASVSGLPKICPLVDESLKLEPCESRSVEDRPPTETCDAARGIHTSQEFICPRGCLVNEHELQIKQDNSRASLRETEVCLSGDDKFNGDDVIDAKAEPMEVSQDLDINDNWEDNEDYELAMISYQKSRASYKKKLGASLITKLRQFKGHKVKNSCCDIVGRERDRQENELLKNPNLSSVHDSLESDWELL, encoded by the exons ATGGAATCTCCGCAGATAACACTAGTGACGAGGCAT GTTGCTAATGATTTAGGCATGGATTTTACATTTGAAGGACTATCCTGGGACAACGTATGCCAAACATTTGAGAAAGCATACAAGAGTAATGATTTGGTACAG ATCCCACGCAAGTATGTTGATGTGGTTGGTAAACAATTTAGAGATATAATTGATGAGGTTGTGGGTGATTGGCTCGATCCTGCTGGTGATTGTGCCGAAGGACTTGATACAAAAAATTCATTAGATGGTGATATAGCCAGTAAGATAGATGGAGTTTTAAAGGAAGAACTCGATGAATCCTTTTCGGATGACAATTTATCTATTTGTGTTAAATGGGAGCCAAATTCTTCATCTGTGGGAAATTCAAGTCTGATTGCACCCTCTGATCTGAACCAAGACTCAAGTTACAACAATGAGTTTGATGAATGCCAGGAGGAAACTCTTCCGACCAAAGCAGCTAATTGCTCAGACGTGATAGATGGAAATCCTGAATACTTCTTACGTTCTGTTGCATCTGTTTCTGGCCTTCCAAAAATATGTCCTTTAGTAGATGAAAGCCTTAAATTGGAACCTTGTGAAAGTAGATCTGTTGAAGATAGACCGCCTACTGAAACATGTG ATGCTGCGAGAGGTATCCATACATCACAAGAATTCATCTGTCCTAGAGGGTGCCTTGTAAATGAACATGAGCTGCAAATTAAACAAGACAATTCACGGGCTTCTCTGCGAGAAACTGAAG TTTGCCTTAGTGGGGATGACAAATTCAACGGTGATGATGTTATTGACGCGAAAGCAGAACCAATGGAAGTATCTCAGGATCTGGATATTAATGATAACTGGGAGGACAATGAAGATTATGAACTTGCCATGATCTCATATCAGAAATCAAGGGCATCATACaag AAAAAACTTGGTGCCTCGCTTATCACAAAATTACGGCAGTTCAAGGGCCATAAGGTGAAAAATTCATGCTGCGATATCGTCGGCAGAGAGCGAGACAGACAGGAAAATGAGCTATTAAAGAATCCAAATTTGTCTTCTGTTCACGATTCATTGGAGTCTGATTGGGAACTGCTGTAG
- the LOC135587916 gene encoding protein DJ-1 homolog B-like, whose translation MATRHLLPLPLLPIPLVYKTLLRFPSKPLAPQPRTLCSSAASSSSYSSMASTPKKVLVPIANGTEPMEAVITIDVLRRAGADVTVASAEKDLRVDACWGVKLVADALVADVATASFDLISLPGGIPGSDTLRDCGVLESIVKKQAEKGGLYAAICAAPAVALGSWGLLKGLKATCYPSFMDKLPSDATAVESRVQVEGQVVTSRGPGTAMEYSLALVEKLYGKDKADEVAGPMVMRPHHGVEFAMTEINSTAWKFDSTPQILVLIANGSEEMEAVMIIDALRRAKANVVVASVEDKLEIVASRKVKLIADMLLDEAIKLQYDLIVLPGGLPGAQAFSNSEKLVNLLRKQAESSKLYGAICASPAIVLETHGLLKGKKATAYPAMCDKLLDQSYCENRVVVDGNLITSRGPGTSLEFALAIVEKLFGRQKSLDLAKSMVFV comes from the exons ATGGCCACGCGtcaccttctccctcttcctcttcttcccattCCCCTCGTCTACAAAACCCTTCTCCGTTTCCCCAGCAAACCACTCGCCCCTCAACCCCGCACGCTCTGCTCCTCAgccgcttcctcctcctcttactCATCCATGGCGTCGACTCCGAAGAAG GTCCTCGTTCCCATCGCCAATGGCACGGAGCCGATGGAGGCGGTGATCACGATCGACGTCCTACGCCGCGCCGGTGCCGACGTCACCGTCGCCTCCGCCGAGAAAGACCTCCGCGTGGACGCCTGCTGGGGGGTCAAGCTGGTCGCTGACGCCCTCGTGGCCGACGTCGCGACCGCCTCCTTCGACCTCATCTCCCTTCCC GGAGGGATCCCGGGCTCGGATACTCTCAGGGATTGTGGAGTGTTGGAGAGTATAGTGAAGAAGCAGGCTGAAAAAGGTGGGCTTTATGCGGCGATCTGTGCTGCGCCTGCTGTTGCCCTTGGATCATGGGGCTTGCTTAAAGGTCTAAAG GCGACTTGTTATCCTTCATTCATGGACAAACTGCCCTCAGATGCAACCGCAGTGGAGTCGAGGGTCCAAGTTGAAGGTCAAGTTGTCACAAGCCGCGGACCAGGAACAGCTATGGAGTATTCTTTGGCTTTGGTCGAAAAACTTTATGGGAAAGATAAAGCGGATGAAGTCGCAGGACCCATG GTCATGCGTCCACATCATGGAGTTGAGTTTGCCATGACTGAGATAAACTCTACAGCATGGAAGTTTGATTCTACACCTCAG ATTCTTGTTCTGATTGCAAATGGCTCAGAGGAAATGGAGGCCGTGATGATAATTGACGCTTTGCGCAGAGCAAAGGCCAATGTTGTGGTAGCATCAGTTGAAGATAAGCTAGAAATCGTGGCATCTAGGAAGGTGAAGCTGATAGCTGACATGCTTCTGGATGAGGCCATTAAGTTGCAATACGATCTCATTGTTCTGCCG ggTGGCCTTCCTGGTGCTCAAGCATTTTCAAATTCAGAGAAGCTGGTCAATTTACTCAGAAAGCAGGCAGAATCTAGTAAACTTTACGGAGCAATATGTGCGTCACCAGCGATAGTCTTGGAGACCCATGGTCTGCTTAAA GGTAAGAAGGCAACAGCATATCCAGCAATGTGCGACAAGCTTTTGGACCAAAGCTACTGCGAGAACAGAGTGGTGGTCGACGGGAACCTGATCACAAGCAGAGGCCCAGGGACGTCGTTAGAGTTTGCATTGGCCATTGTCGAAAAGCTCTTTGGTCGCCAAAAGTCTCTCGACCTTGCAAAAAGTATGGTTTTCGTATGA
- the LOC103995066 gene encoding uncharacterized protein LOC103995066 isoform X2, producing MESPQITLVTRHVANDLGMDFTFEGLSWDNVCQTFEKAYKSNDLIPRKYVDVVGKQFRDIIDEVVGDWLDPAGDCAEGLDTKNSLDGDIASKIDGVLKEELDESFSDDNLSICVKWEPNSSSVGNSSLIAPSDLNQDSSYNNEFDECQEETLPTKAANCSDVIDGNPEYFLRSVASVSGLPKICPLVDESLKLEPCESRSVEDRPPTETCDAARGIHTSQEFICPRGCLVNEHELQIKQDNSRASLRETEDLSVCLSGDDKFNGDDVIDAKAEPMEVSQDLDINDNWEDNEDYELAMISYQKSRASYKKKLGASLITKLRQFKGHKVKNSCCDIVGRERDRQENELLKNPNLSSVHDSLESDWELL from the exons ATGGAATCTCCGCAGATAACACTAGTGACGAGGCAT GTTGCTAATGATTTAGGCATGGATTTTACATTTGAAGGACTATCCTGGGACAACGTATGCCAAACATTTGAGAAAGCATACAAGAGTAATGATTTG ATCCCACGCAAGTATGTTGATGTGGTTGGTAAACAATTTAGAGATATAATTGATGAGGTTGTGGGTGATTGGCTCGATCCTGCTGGTGATTGTGCCGAAGGACTTGATACAAAAAATTCATTAGATGGTGATATAGCCAGTAAGATAGATGGAGTTTTAAAGGAAGAACTCGATGAATCCTTTTCGGATGACAATTTATCTATTTGTGTTAAATGGGAGCCAAATTCTTCATCTGTGGGAAATTCAAGTCTGATTGCACCCTCTGATCTGAACCAAGACTCAAGTTACAACAATGAGTTTGATGAATGCCAGGAGGAAACTCTTCCGACCAAAGCAGCTAATTGCTCAGACGTGATAGATGGAAATCCTGAATACTTCTTACGTTCTGTTGCATCTGTTTCTGGCCTTCCAAAAATATGTCCTTTAGTAGATGAAAGCCTTAAATTGGAACCTTGTGAAAGTAGATCTGTTGAAGATAGACCGCCTACTGAAACATGTG ATGCTGCGAGAGGTATCCATACATCACAAGAATTCATCTGTCCTAGAGGGTGCCTTGTAAATGAACATGAGCTGCAAATTAAACAAGACAATTCACGGGCTTCTCTGCGAGAAACTGAAG ATTTATCAGTTTGCCTTAGTGGGGATGACAAATTCAACGGTGATGATGTTATTGACGCGAAAGCAGAACCAATGGAAGTATCTCAGGATCTGGATATTAATGATAACTGGGAGGACAATGAAGATTATGAACTTGCCATGATCTCATATCAGAAATCAAGGGCATCATACaag AAAAAACTTGGTGCCTCGCTTATCACAAAATTACGGCAGTTCAAGGGCCATAAGGTGAAAAATTCATGCTGCGATATCGTCGGCAGAGAGCGAGACAGACAGGAAAATGAGCTATTAAAGAATCCAAATTTGTCTTCTGTTCACGATTCATTGGAGTCTGATTGGGAACTGCTGTAG
- the LOC103995066 gene encoding uncharacterized protein LOC103995066 isoform X5, which yields MWFLLPVANDLGMDFTFEGLSWDNVCQTFEKAYKSNDLIPRKYVDVVGKQFRDIIDEVVGDWLDPAGDCAEGLDTKNSLDGDIASKIDGVLKEELDESFSDDNLSICVKWEPNSSSVGNSSLIAPSDLNQDSSYNNEFDECQEETLPTKAANCSDVIDGNPEYFLRSVASVSGLPKICPLVDESLKLEPCESRSVEDRPPTETCDAARGIHTSQEFICPRGCLVNEHELQIKQDNSRASLRETEDLSVCLSGDDKFNGDDVIDAKAEPMEVSQDLDINDNWEDNEDYELAMISYQKSRASYKKKLGASLITKLRQFKGHKVKNSCCDIVGRERDRQENELLKNPNLSSVHDSLESDWELL from the exons ATGTGGTTTCTTCTTCCG GTTGCTAATGATTTAGGCATGGATTTTACATTTGAAGGACTATCCTGGGACAACGTATGCCAAACATTTGAGAAAGCATACAAGAGTAATGATTTG ATCCCACGCAAGTATGTTGATGTGGTTGGTAAACAATTTAGAGATATAATTGATGAGGTTGTGGGTGATTGGCTCGATCCTGCTGGTGATTGTGCCGAAGGACTTGATACAAAAAATTCATTAGATGGTGATATAGCCAGTAAGATAGATGGAGTTTTAAAGGAAGAACTCGATGAATCCTTTTCGGATGACAATTTATCTATTTGTGTTAAATGGGAGCCAAATTCTTCATCTGTGGGAAATTCAAGTCTGATTGCACCCTCTGATCTGAACCAAGACTCAAGTTACAACAATGAGTTTGATGAATGCCAGGAGGAAACTCTTCCGACCAAAGCAGCTAATTGCTCAGACGTGATAGATGGAAATCCTGAATACTTCTTACGTTCTGTTGCATCTGTTTCTGGCCTTCCAAAAATATGTCCTTTAGTAGATGAAAGCCTTAAATTGGAACCTTGTGAAAGTAGATCTGTTGAAGATAGACCGCCTACTGAAACATGTG ATGCTGCGAGAGGTATCCATACATCACAAGAATTCATCTGTCCTAGAGGGTGCCTTGTAAATGAACATGAGCTGCAAATTAAACAAGACAATTCACGGGCTTCTCTGCGAGAAACTGAAG ATTTATCAGTTTGCCTTAGTGGGGATGACAAATTCAACGGTGATGATGTTATTGACGCGAAAGCAGAACCAATGGAAGTATCTCAGGATCTGGATATTAATGATAACTGGGAGGACAATGAAGATTATGAACTTGCCATGATCTCATATCAGAAATCAAGGGCATCATACaag AAAAAACTTGGTGCCTCGCTTATCACAAAATTACGGCAGTTCAAGGGCCATAAGGTGAAAAATTCATGCTGCGATATCGTCGGCAGAGAGCGAGACAGACAGGAAAATGAGCTATTAAAGAATCCAAATTTGTCTTCTGTTCACGATTCATTGGAGTCTGATTGGGAACTGCTGTAG
- the LOC103995066 gene encoding uncharacterized protein LOC103995066 isoform X1 translates to MESPQITLVTRHVANDLGMDFTFEGLSWDNVCQTFEKAYKSNDLVQIPRKYVDVVGKQFRDIIDEVVGDWLDPAGDCAEGLDTKNSLDGDIASKIDGVLKEELDESFSDDNLSICVKWEPNSSSVGNSSLIAPSDLNQDSSYNNEFDECQEETLPTKAANCSDVIDGNPEYFLRSVASVSGLPKICPLVDESLKLEPCESRSVEDRPPTETCDAARGIHTSQEFICPRGCLVNEHELQIKQDNSRASLRETEDLSVCLSGDDKFNGDDVIDAKAEPMEVSQDLDINDNWEDNEDYELAMISYQKSRASYKKKLGASLITKLRQFKGHKVKNSCCDIVGRERDRQENELLKNPNLSSVHDSLESDWELL, encoded by the exons ATGGAATCTCCGCAGATAACACTAGTGACGAGGCAT GTTGCTAATGATTTAGGCATGGATTTTACATTTGAAGGACTATCCTGGGACAACGTATGCCAAACATTTGAGAAAGCATACAAGAGTAATGATTTGGTACAG ATCCCACGCAAGTATGTTGATGTGGTTGGTAAACAATTTAGAGATATAATTGATGAGGTTGTGGGTGATTGGCTCGATCCTGCTGGTGATTGTGCCGAAGGACTTGATACAAAAAATTCATTAGATGGTGATATAGCCAGTAAGATAGATGGAGTTTTAAAGGAAGAACTCGATGAATCCTTTTCGGATGACAATTTATCTATTTGTGTTAAATGGGAGCCAAATTCTTCATCTGTGGGAAATTCAAGTCTGATTGCACCCTCTGATCTGAACCAAGACTCAAGTTACAACAATGAGTTTGATGAATGCCAGGAGGAAACTCTTCCGACCAAAGCAGCTAATTGCTCAGACGTGATAGATGGAAATCCTGAATACTTCTTACGTTCTGTTGCATCTGTTTCTGGCCTTCCAAAAATATGTCCTTTAGTAGATGAAAGCCTTAAATTGGAACCTTGTGAAAGTAGATCTGTTGAAGATAGACCGCCTACTGAAACATGTG ATGCTGCGAGAGGTATCCATACATCACAAGAATTCATCTGTCCTAGAGGGTGCCTTGTAAATGAACATGAGCTGCAAATTAAACAAGACAATTCACGGGCTTCTCTGCGAGAAACTGAAG ATTTATCAGTTTGCCTTAGTGGGGATGACAAATTCAACGGTGATGATGTTATTGACGCGAAAGCAGAACCAATGGAAGTATCTCAGGATCTGGATATTAATGATAACTGGGAGGACAATGAAGATTATGAACTTGCCATGATCTCATATCAGAAATCAAGGGCATCATACaag AAAAAACTTGGTGCCTCGCTTATCACAAAATTACGGCAGTTCAAGGGCCATAAGGTGAAAAATTCATGCTGCGATATCGTCGGCAGAGAGCGAGACAGACAGGAAAATGAGCTATTAAAGAATCCAAATTTGTCTTCTGTTCACGATTCATTGGAGTCTGATTGGGAACTGCTGTAG
- the LOC103995066 gene encoding uncharacterized protein LOC103995066 isoform X4 has product MWFLLPVANDLGMDFTFEGLSWDNVCQTFEKAYKSNDLVQIPRKYVDVVGKQFRDIIDEVVGDWLDPAGDCAEGLDTKNSLDGDIASKIDGVLKEELDESFSDDNLSICVKWEPNSSSVGNSSLIAPSDLNQDSSYNNEFDECQEETLPTKAANCSDVIDGNPEYFLRSVASVSGLPKICPLVDESLKLEPCESRSVEDRPPTETCDAARGIHTSQEFICPRGCLVNEHELQIKQDNSRASLRETEDLSVCLSGDDKFNGDDVIDAKAEPMEVSQDLDINDNWEDNEDYELAMISYQKSRASYKKKLGASLITKLRQFKGHKVKNSCCDIVGRERDRQENELLKNPNLSSVHDSLESDWELL; this is encoded by the exons ATGTGGTTTCTTCTTCCG GTTGCTAATGATTTAGGCATGGATTTTACATTTGAAGGACTATCCTGGGACAACGTATGCCAAACATTTGAGAAAGCATACAAGAGTAATGATTTGGTACAG ATCCCACGCAAGTATGTTGATGTGGTTGGTAAACAATTTAGAGATATAATTGATGAGGTTGTGGGTGATTGGCTCGATCCTGCTGGTGATTGTGCCGAAGGACTTGATACAAAAAATTCATTAGATGGTGATATAGCCAGTAAGATAGATGGAGTTTTAAAGGAAGAACTCGATGAATCCTTTTCGGATGACAATTTATCTATTTGTGTTAAATGGGAGCCAAATTCTTCATCTGTGGGAAATTCAAGTCTGATTGCACCCTCTGATCTGAACCAAGACTCAAGTTACAACAATGAGTTTGATGAATGCCAGGAGGAAACTCTTCCGACCAAAGCAGCTAATTGCTCAGACGTGATAGATGGAAATCCTGAATACTTCTTACGTTCTGTTGCATCTGTTTCTGGCCTTCCAAAAATATGTCCTTTAGTAGATGAAAGCCTTAAATTGGAACCTTGTGAAAGTAGATCTGTTGAAGATAGACCGCCTACTGAAACATGTG ATGCTGCGAGAGGTATCCATACATCACAAGAATTCATCTGTCCTAGAGGGTGCCTTGTAAATGAACATGAGCTGCAAATTAAACAAGACAATTCACGGGCTTCTCTGCGAGAAACTGAAG ATTTATCAGTTTGCCTTAGTGGGGATGACAAATTCAACGGTGATGATGTTATTGACGCGAAAGCAGAACCAATGGAAGTATCTCAGGATCTGGATATTAATGATAACTGGGAGGACAATGAAGATTATGAACTTGCCATGATCTCATATCAGAAATCAAGGGCATCATACaag AAAAAACTTGGTGCCTCGCTTATCACAAAATTACGGCAGTTCAAGGGCCATAAGGTGAAAAATTCATGCTGCGATATCGTCGGCAGAGAGCGAGACAGACAGGAAAATGAGCTATTAAAGAATCCAAATTTGTCTTCTGTTCACGATTCATTGGAGTCTGATTGGGAACTGCTGTAG
- the LOC103995066 gene encoding uncharacterized protein LOC103995066 isoform X7, which produces MDFTFEGLSWDNVCQTFEKAYKSNDLIPRKYVDVVGKQFRDIIDEVVGDWLDPAGDCAEGLDTKNSLDGDIASKIDGVLKEELDESFSDDNLSICVKWEPNSSSVGNSSLIAPSDLNQDSSYNNEFDECQEETLPTKAANCSDVIDGNPEYFLRSVASVSGLPKICPLVDESLKLEPCESRSVEDRPPTETCDAARGIHTSQEFICPRGCLVNEHELQIKQDNSRASLRETEDLSVCLSGDDKFNGDDVIDAKAEPMEVSQDLDINDNWEDNEDYELAMISYQKSRASYKKKLGASLITKLRQFKGHKVKNSCCDIVGRERDRQENELLKNPNLSSVHDSLESDWELL; this is translated from the exons ATGGATTTTACATTTGAAGGACTATCCTGGGACAACGTATGCCAAACATTTGAGAAAGCATACAAGAGTAATGATTTG ATCCCACGCAAGTATGTTGATGTGGTTGGTAAACAATTTAGAGATATAATTGATGAGGTTGTGGGTGATTGGCTCGATCCTGCTGGTGATTGTGCCGAAGGACTTGATACAAAAAATTCATTAGATGGTGATATAGCCAGTAAGATAGATGGAGTTTTAAAGGAAGAACTCGATGAATCCTTTTCGGATGACAATTTATCTATTTGTGTTAAATGGGAGCCAAATTCTTCATCTGTGGGAAATTCAAGTCTGATTGCACCCTCTGATCTGAACCAAGACTCAAGTTACAACAATGAGTTTGATGAATGCCAGGAGGAAACTCTTCCGACCAAAGCAGCTAATTGCTCAGACGTGATAGATGGAAATCCTGAATACTTCTTACGTTCTGTTGCATCTGTTTCTGGCCTTCCAAAAATATGTCCTTTAGTAGATGAAAGCCTTAAATTGGAACCTTGTGAAAGTAGATCTGTTGAAGATAGACCGCCTACTGAAACATGTG ATGCTGCGAGAGGTATCCATACATCACAAGAATTCATCTGTCCTAGAGGGTGCCTTGTAAATGAACATGAGCTGCAAATTAAACAAGACAATTCACGGGCTTCTCTGCGAGAAACTGAAG ATTTATCAGTTTGCCTTAGTGGGGATGACAAATTCAACGGTGATGATGTTATTGACGCGAAAGCAGAACCAATGGAAGTATCTCAGGATCTGGATATTAATGATAACTGGGAGGACAATGAAGATTATGAACTTGCCATGATCTCATATCAGAAATCAAGGGCATCATACaag AAAAAACTTGGTGCCTCGCTTATCACAAAATTACGGCAGTTCAAGGGCCATAAGGTGAAAAATTCATGCTGCGATATCGTCGGCAGAGAGCGAGACAGACAGGAAAATGAGCTATTAAAGAATCCAAATTTGTCTTCTGTTCACGATTCATTGGAGTCTGATTGGGAACTGCTGTAG